AGCCTTGTGCTCACCCTTGCCCTTGTCATCTAGTGTCTTCTTCACACCGTCGAATTCAGTTACAGCCTTGTGGAATTCGTCCTGTTTAACGACGAACTTATCGACGGCTGCGCCACTTGTAAGTTTGTCGCCTTTGTACGACTCGTGGCCTTTGAGGAAAGCTGATACCTTAGTCAACCTTTCGTCAGCTGATTTCAAAGCTGTTGCCCATTCCGAAGGGGTGCCTGTTTCTTTCTTTACTTCAGCTGCAAAGCAGAGACTGGCCGATACAACACCGGTAAGGATTACAAGGATGCCTTTTGTAGTGTTCATTTTGATTAGACTTGGGATTGTTGATGATAAAATGTCTTTTTTGAAcaactatatatgttggagTTAATCTCAAACttttaaaataatgataCAATGGAGTACTGAGGTATGGCAAATAGTGGGTATGAAAAGGAGACATCCCTACAAATGTCGCTACATTATAAAAGATCTGTCCTCATTTGTCCATGTTATGTACTTTACATGATCTATGATTAAATAATCAACTATTGTGTAGAATACTATAAATGTGATGCAGTATAAGTTTACAGACTTGAGACATGTTTTATGCGCTATTATTTCTATTAAAaagaaacatatattttgccACACTGATGAACATGGGTTTtctgttatatatccaattCAATTTTCCGTGATAAAACCGATACGATACCTTTATTATGTAGTGGTCTATCTTACTTGGGATATTCTGCGTTTTTTCTCAATTTCTTTGTTTCTTATACATACAAGCGATATACATGCGACAACTATGATTTTTTCTTAATTGTAAATTAATGATTAAGGTTTTCACTATAACCCGATAGAATCCGAATTGCCATTCAGATGAATTTTTTTACCTCATCATCAAATATTTTCTTATAGGTTATTCTGCAAGTAGAAATTGTACTAAAACATAAATTGACAGTATTTTGCAACATAAAAAGAGATCGATTGCGTATATCTTATCTTACTTCACTACATCCTTCTATCAATGTTCCACATGACAATAAATGGCAGTAGTTATATGACCCTATGAATATATGCTAACagtttatttataatatatacattcaaATACATCTGGAAAGTATGAAAACGcatatattattgtttaAACATTAGATATGTGGCATGCATATGAAATGGGTCTATTGGTTATCTCCGCATATGCTAATTAGGTGTAGAATTCGTCATGTCACATTTAAAAATCATATTGTTTACTGTATGTAGACATAGTATATTATATGGCATTGAATAGTTCAGATGTTCATTGCACGGCGCCATGCTGTTGTAGATTAATATTATAATGCAACCAGTTTGTTTTCATCATGCTGATTAATGATTGACGCTTCTAttaaaatgttaaaatGCGATCAGCATCGCATCGTCTACGTATCCAGGAAaggttatatatttagaCCATAAGCACATATATTATGACTATtatcattattttataAACGTTTGCTATAAAATAGTAACGTtaaataatgttatatgAGTTTTGTTTTGTGGGATTGCTTTCATACTTTAATGGCTATCATGTACTCTTTGCTTGATGAAGACCATGATTTTAAATTTATAGGATTTTCTTTTTGGTTTATAAACATAAAACATCAAGTATTTAGGAAGTGTTAAATAAAACTAGTCTGTTATGTTATTAATCAGTGGACAGTATCGGAAAATATTCATTTCTCCATTGACACGTTTGTGGTGTATATGAACAGTTAATGTTTGATTGAAACTACAGATGCGGTAAAACTCAATTGCGGTTTCCGCTAATCACTTTTATTTATGTTATACGGATGCAATCAAATACAACGGCTGCCCTATATCAACTACAACAGATGATCGAACTTCAACATTATTGATTTTCCTCCATAAAATGGCGAAAATTGTATAAAAGGTGCGAGTTTATAATAAGGAACTGTGTGTTTTAACGTCAATGTGGTTGTATGGGCCACATTGCTAGGAACAATATCATCATGTTATTTCATTACATTTGTGCGTGATAACGCCCAATGATAGTTTCAAAATATCACTAACGACATCAAAAACAACTACCAAAGAGTCTTACTGTTTTAGTAAGACAGAACAACTAAAAGACAGCTTTAGTAGTGCTAGTATTTCTACTGAAACATAACTAAAGCTTAAATTCTTTGGACACCACTACGTGGTTTCAAAAAATCTCAGTTGTAATGTCAATACCAAATTGTGAAAACATCACTAAAAACTGATATAagatatatcattatatGGTGATAGTTGTAACAATATGGATAAAGCATTCTTTATTTTTATGATGTCTAGTGGAATGTAGTGTTTTGTAAAATAATGAACCATCGTTTTTAATAGACACAAAACACAAAATTTTATGTAAAATCAGGTTCTCAATAGTCTTGGAAAAGATCTTATGTGGACGTGGCGATTTCTTGTTTAGAGCTGTATTCGCCTGATAACCATTTTAGGTAACTCATCGATGTAATTAACCCATAGTAATTTTTCGTACCTGATTAACGCTATTCCTTTATTCTGATATGttgctatatattacaaatAAATTGGCAACAAATGGGtgaaattaaaataatgaaaagtcaatatatttttcatgaAGATCTTGCCTGACATTATATGTCCTTCCCATGGCAATATCATCAGGCACCAAAGgtgaaatatacaaaaacatGTTAAACATGATCATATTATGTAGCAAATAGTAGCAAAACACAACACAATTAAAATGCAGTTCCATTCAACCAATTCAACAGTAAATCAATGAACCATGTATATTGACATATTTAAATAGCAGATGACATCAGATATACATCGATTCAATAAACATTTTATAATCGATTAACATGATTGCTTGATGACATAATTTCCATCATTCGCAGGGTCATATATGAAAGGCTAGTTGATATACTGTCAGGTGCACCATTTTCTTTAAATAATGCTGATGCCTACAGTCAATCAGACAATCCTATAAAGAAATATACGGGATCATAAATACGATGGCAATCAACACAGCGAAATTTACTCTATGGGAGAACGAGCTGCATGATGTGGTTTCAATAATGTTTGACTCAAGAAAATTTAAAGCGCCAAGATAATCTATGTCTTCCTTTTCAATTTTAGACACAACTATAAACTCGTTGTAATATCTGTGAAACGCAAGTACTGACGCTACGACTACACGACCATGTCCTCTGCTGGCAATATCAAGTCGTAAACTATAACCATCATCCATCGGCAAAAATTTCGGCAAATGTTGTAGTTGTTTCATTTGCCTACAGTGTTCTTTCACTTTGCCAACAATAACCTCAAAATTTTTAAATGCCCCTTCGATGGCTTTAATGTTTTTCGTTCTACCCACCATGTTCTTATCCATGGAAACCTTTTTATATGCCTCTTCTGCAGTTGCTACGATTTTATCGCAAAGGCCTAACCACATGTCGTATGATACATATTTCGGTCCTTCCGTTTTTAATTTATTTGCAGTAATTCCATGACGGAATCTCAACAGGATTAACAATATTGGGATATAGATCCTGTTATTTTTCATTGTAAATGCACATATACATTGATCAATGAGAATTCAGTCGGgataatacaaaaattTATTAACAGACATTGAACAATACAACGGATACGTGATTATAGTGAATGGTTTATATGCTGTCAACCGTTAGAGGATCTAGAATTGTGGACAGATCAGAAATTGATCTACCGCAGTTACATCAAAACTACAACGTAAATTACTGAATACGGATAAAATAAGCCGTCTCCCAACAAACACTAGTCGTCGGCAACCAGTGGAGCCAAACATGTTTCATTTGTGCATACATGCCAAAAGCTCCAACTGGATTACCGTGGGTCGATCAATTCGAGACGTCATTTCAAATGGTAGCAACTATTTTTTAAAAACTTCTGCATCAACTTACTGATAAGACTTGTTTAATGAAAAACGTGTGATAAAAAATGACAAGCGGAACATCACCAATGCAAACATTATTTACTATACCCAATTATGCTTCTAACGACTTTTTTGGTAACATATTTAGTCACTATGAAACCTCTACAATGACTTGTTTACGATATGTAACATTTACAACTATCAAATGTAATATGAACAACTAATAGTGGAGTACTACTATTCATCATGCAATAACAGCATCTGTTCCAAATATTCAGTTTCTTCCACTTCTTCGGTGAATTTAACTATAGCCTCCGCACCCAATGATAAAGTGGAATCCATATATTCTAAAAGAATACAAGCCATCTCATGTACACACTGCTAATGATATAGCTTAACCTCATACGGGTCTTACCGTAAATGCTGTACATCTAGATAAGACACATTCGGCAAAATAATGACCTGCGGCAATTGACCATTCAAAAGATTAGATTCTATCACAACGTACAATCACAATAACCTGGCATAACAAGATACTGCCTTGATAGGTTCTTTGACTGGATAGCGTAGAAAAATGGCGTTGATGGACTATCGAGGGTAAGAGAAATTTTGGTTATCCGTTCACTGCATATCAAATTAATAGCAGACTGAGCCAGTTTAGTATTTGCTTCAATTAATTCTCTAATTAAATAGTGATCTGCATATTACGTAAAACAGTTCTTTCCCACTGACTTGTAGCAGGTGAATTTCTAGAGTTGATTGCAGATATAATAATCCGATAATATCCATTGATCTCAGTTAAAACACTCATAATAGTTATTGCATATAATCTAAATAATTAGTAGAATGCAGCGGGGAGACATGTGTGAGATCAAAAAGCACACATAAACATGACTTGCCCACTAAACCAGCGTTAACACCTCTTGCCTTATTAAGAGGTAAAATGCCGCTTTCAACCGCAATAAAAAGCAATATTGCTATATTGATTTTGGTTGTGGTGGTAGCGTATCTCTTAAACTACATAGTTTTTCGACCAGTGGCGTTGACGTCATATGGTACTTCCACATATTATTTGGATTCCATCAAGGTATCTGCAGCTTTTATTGGCATCATAGCACTATTTATGGCTATCTTAGGATTTATGTTAAGTTGGTGGCTCATTACATGCTAATCGGCCATTCATGTGATAGAGCGTGTTTAAAACTTTCAAACGGTTTGCGATAAATTAAATCCACATTGTCATTTACACACGATTTATAGAGACTTTCGATTTTTAATCTTTGGTCTACCTTTACGCAATGCTTCACGCCTGTTATACACCTTAAGCTGCTGGCTTCTGATGAGTGTCTTTCTATAAGAGAGTGTTTCGTTTTGATATAAACCATACCTGCCTTCTTCTGTGACCGACAGTT
This is a stretch of genomic DNA from Babesia bovis T2Bo chromosome 1, whole genome shotgun sequence. It encodes these proteins:
- a CDS encoding putative integral membrane protein; its protein translation is MPLSTAIKSNIAILILVVVVAYLLNYIVFRPVALTSYGTSTYYLDSIKVSAAFIGIIALFMAILGFMLSWWLITC